A part of Vallitalea longa genomic DNA contains:
- a CDS encoding ABC transporter permease: protein MKSYLSVFKLRLINGMQYRIAAIAGIATQFFFGFIFIMVFEAFFNSNTSSQPISYNQTVTYIWLEQSFLVFIMLWYRDIELFDLITSGNIAYELVRPIKIYGLWFSKLLAGRLSGALLRSFPILFIAFILPEPYKMSLPPDILTFILFCVSLILGLLVVVSITMFIYISVFVTLSPTGSMLLFGVLGEFLAGIIIPIPFMPEWIKRIVYILPFHVTCDMPFRIYSGHIPQNEAIVGILTQILWLGVLVILGRFCMKKVLKKVIVQGG, encoded by the coding sequence ATGAAAAGTTATTTATCTGTTTTCAAGTTGCGTTTGATAAATGGTATGCAGTATAGGATTGCGGCTATTGCAGGTATAGCTACTCAATTTTTCTTCGGATTCATTTTCATAATGGTATTTGAAGCTTTTTTCAACAGCAATACCAGCAGTCAACCTATTTCTTATAATCAAACGGTCACCTACATTTGGCTCGAACAATCTTTTTTGGTTTTCATAATGCTTTGGTATAGAGATATTGAACTCTTTGATCTGATTACCAGTGGTAATATAGCTTATGAATTAGTACGACCTATCAAAATATATGGATTATGGTTTTCTAAACTTCTTGCTGGCAGATTATCGGGTGCACTACTTAGGAGTTTCCCTATATTGTTTATTGCTTTTATTCTTCCGGAACCTTATAAGATGTCATTGCCGCCTGATATCCTAACATTCATATTGTTTTGTGTTTCACTTATATTAGGGCTTTTGGTTGTTGTTTCTATAACAATGTTCATATATATTTCAGTATTTGTTACTCTATCACCGACAGGTTCAATGCTTTTATTTGGAGTATTAGGAGAATTTCTTGCTGGAATAATTATTCCTATTCCTTTTATGCCTGAATGGATTAAGCGTATTGTTTATATACTTCCTTTTCATGTAACATGTGATATGCCTTTCCGTATTTATTCAGGTCATATTCCTCAGAACGAAGCTATAGTTGGTATACTAACTCAAATACTATGGTTAGGAGTGCTTGTGATACTAGGACGATTCTGCATGAAAAAAGTATTAAAAAAAGTGATTGTACAAGGTGGTTAA
- a CDS encoding ABC transporter permease → MKLFLKYLKILLKSQLQYRTSFILLCLGQFFVPFSLFAGIYFMFQRFDNISGWSFYEVMLCFSIIHIVFSISECFVRGFDNFSALIRTGNFDRILVRPRGTIIQVLGSKFEFTRIGRLLQGIIVMIWALFNVSIRWCPLKLIVFLLMIISGIFIFSGIFILTATLCFWTIQGLEIANVLTDGGREMGQYPLGIYKKWVKNFFTYIIPFGCVNYYPLMYLLDKNTSNNLLYMISPIVGILFIVPCLIVWNIGVKHYKSTGS, encoded by the coding sequence ATGAAACTATTCTTAAAATACTTAAAAATATTATTGAAGTCTCAGCTACAATATAGGACTTCTTTTATATTGTTATGCTTAGGTCAATTTTTTGTTCCTTTTTCTTTATTTGCTGGAATATATTTTATGTTCCAGAGATTTGATAATATAAGTGGATGGAGTTTCTATGAAGTCATGCTGTGTTTTTCTATTATCCACATAGTTTTTTCTATAAGTGAATGTTTTGTCAGAGGGTTTGATAACTTTTCTGCCCTTATAAGAACGGGGAATTTTGATAGAATTCTTGTAAGACCTCGTGGAACTATTATCCAAGTGTTAGGGTCGAAATTTGAATTTACCAGGATAGGTCGTCTCTTACAAGGTATCATAGTTATGATATGGGCACTTTTTAATGTCTCTATTAGATGGTGTCCCTTAAAACTAATTGTATTCCTATTAATGATCATAAGTGGTATTTTTATTTTCTCAGGAATATTCATACTTACAGCTACCTTATGCTTTTGGACTATTCAAGGGTTGGAAATTGCTAACGTACTCACAGATGGAGGAAGAGAAATGGGGCAATATCCTTTAGGGATTTATAAAAAGTGGGTTAAAAATTTCTTCACATATATAATTCCTTTTGGATGTGTTAATTATTACCCGCTTATGTATTTACTAGATAAAAATACATCAAACAACCTACTATATATGATTTCACCTATAGTTGGAATTTTATTTATTGTACCTTGTCTAATAGTATGGAACATAGGGGTTAAACACTATAAGTCCACAGGCTCATGA